One genomic window of Phoenix dactylifera cultivar Barhee BC4 chromosome 6, palm_55x_up_171113_PBpolish2nd_filt_p, whole genome shotgun sequence includes the following:
- the LOC113462464 gene encoding pentatricopeptide repeat-containing protein At4g21065-like produces MLHNPVAMTLPSNWNRHIFGSFRRLSVAPFLLRQRTHRCSLPSDDPTNTKEELDESYHSKEQSLISLFQSCSTMRDLSQIHSQIIRTGFDQHVFVVGRAITFCCVSENGSMDYALAIFEQLQWPDGFIWNTMIRGFGRTSRAEEAFLFFQRMRQKGKVADNFTFSFLLKICGQLTAVELGRQIHCCVLKHGLDAHVYVGNTLIHMYGLFEEMDTARRVFEEMPSVDVVSWNTLIDGYVNRGRYKEALRMLGIMKRSGFHPDEATLVLVLSACSELGALDFGRWVHSSISGSILNRSISVLNSLIDMYAKCGAIDRALRVFEDMKERNIVSWNSMILGLAMHGHADEALGLFDRMRKTEIEEPNDITFLGVLCACSHGGLVEEGQRYFDSMRRDCGITPTIKHYGCMVDLLGRAGLVKEAYELIRSMPMEGNAVVWRTLLGACRVHGDIELGERVRKHLDELEPDHSSDYVLLSHMYAGAGRWNDVLNVRESMKGRGVQKPEPGNSLSTCFRV; encoded by the coding sequence ATGCTTCATAATCCAGTAGCTATGACTTTACCCAGCAACTGGAACAGACATATCTTTGGATCGTTCAGAAGGCTCTCAGTTGCTCCATTCCTACTGCGACAACGGACTCATCGTTGCTCCTTACCCTCTGATGACCCAACAAATACAAAAGAAGAGCTAGATGAGAGCTACCACTCAAAAGAGCAAAGCCTCATCTCCCTCTTCCAGTCGTGCTCCACCATGAGGGATCTCTCCCAGATACATTCCCAGATCATTCGAACCGGCTTCGACCAGCATGTGTTTGTTGTGGGCAGAGCCATCACATTCTGCTGCGTCTCGGAGAATGGATCCATGGACTACGCATTGGCCATCTTCGAACAGCTCCAATGGCCAGATGGATTCATCTGGAACACTATGATCAGAGGATTTGGGAGGACTAGCAGAGCAGAGGaagctttccttttcttccagaGGATGCGACAGAAGGGGAAGGTGGCAGATAATTTCACCTTCTCGTTCCTGCTCAAAATTTGCGGGCAGCTGACTGCTGTCGAATTGGGCAGGCAAATTCACTGTTGTGTACTAAAGCATGGCCTGGATGCCCATGTCTACGTGGGCAACACCCTCATCCACATGTATGGCCTGTTTGAAGAGATGGACACCGCTCGCCGGGTATTCGAAGAAATGCCCAGTGTAGATGTAGTGTCATGGAACACTCTTATTGATGGCTATGTGAACCGCGGCCGATACAAGGAGGCTTTGAGGATGCTTGGGATAATGAAGAGAAGTGGTTTCCACCCAGACGAGGCCACCTTAGTTCTAGTTCTGTCGGCATGCTCGGAGCTGGGCGCATTGGATTTTGGCAGATGGGTTCATTCAAGCATCAGCGGTTCCATTCTTAATCGGAGTATCTCAGTTCTGAACTCTCTGATCGATATGTACGCCAAGTGTGGGGCAATTGATAGAGCTCTTCGAGTATTCGAGGATATGAAAGAGAGGAATATAGTTTCATGGAACTCGATGATACTAGGACTTGCAATGCATGGGCACGCAGATGAAGCGCTAGGGCTCTTTGATAGGATGCGAAAGACTGAAATCGAAGAGCCAAATGACATTACTTTCCTAGGAGTGCTCTGCGCCTGCAGCCATGGAGGTCTGGTAGAAGAAGGGCAAAGGTACTTCGATAGCATGAGGAGAGACTGTGGTATCACTCCCACTATAAAGCACTACGGATGCATGGTTGATCTTCTTGGGCGAGCAGGGCTTGTGAAGGAGGCTTATGAACTGATAAGGAGCATGCCGATGGAAGGCAATGCAGTGGTGTGGAGGACATTGTTAGGGGCATGCCGGGTTCATGGGGACATTGAATTGGGTGAACGAGTTCGAAAGCATCTGGATGAGTTGGAACCTGATCATAGCAGTGATTATGTTCTCCTGTCACACATGTATGCAGGTGCTGGCCGATGGAATGATGTGTTGAATGTCAGAGAATCAATGAAAGGAAGGGGAGTTCAGAAGCCAGAACCTGGGAACAGCTTGTCGACATGCTTTCGAGTATGA